A genomic stretch from Actinomadura rubteroloni includes:
- a CDS encoding glycosyltransferase: MTTALLEIVVPARDEASRLPDGLVALGGKLRALGVPTAVIVVDNGSTDGTADLVRAGTWPVPVRVLECARRGKGAAVRTGLLATRAPYAGFCDADMATGLDALDGVLDLLRAGNPVVVGSRRHPDSAVEDYSHPLRKLGAVLFNRAIRDLAGGVSDTQCGFKFFSGPLARAAAADLRTDGFAFDVELLMHCARRGAAITPVPVEWRDVPGSTFSVRRHSVECLRDLVRIRLAAPRPVPAPAPVPEPDRALGFAETSEPQRA, encoded by the coding sequence ATGACCACCGCCCTGCTGGAGATCGTCGTTCCGGCGCGCGACGAGGCGTCCCGCCTGCCGGACGGTCTCGTCGCGCTCGGCGGGAAGCTGCGCGCCCTCGGCGTGCCCACCGCCGTGATCGTCGTGGACAACGGCAGCACCGACGGCACCGCCGATCTCGTCCGCGCGGGGACCTGGCCCGTCCCGGTCCGCGTGCTGGAGTGCGCCCGGCGCGGCAAGGGCGCCGCGGTCCGGACCGGCCTGCTCGCCACCCGCGCCCCCTACGCCGGGTTCTGCGACGCCGACATGGCCACCGGGCTGGACGCGCTCGACGGCGTCCTGGACCTGCTGCGCGCCGGGAACCCGGTCGTCGTCGGGTCCCGCCGCCACCCCGACTCGGCCGTCGAGGACTACAGCCACCCGCTGCGCAAGCTCGGCGCGGTCCTGTTCAACCGCGCCATCCGCGACCTCGCGGGCGGCGTCAGCGACACCCAGTGCGGGTTCAAGTTCTTCAGCGGGCCGCTCGCCCGCGCCGCCGCCGCCGACCTGCGCACCGACGGGTTCGCGTTCGACGTCGAGCTGCTCATGCACTGCGCGCGGCGCGGCGCGGCGATCACGCCGGTGCCGGTGGAGTGGCGGGACGTCCCGGGCAGCACGTTCTCGGTGCGCCGCCACTCCGTCGAGTGCCTGCGGGACCTGGTGCGGATCCGGCTGGCGGCGCCCCGGCCCGTCCCCGCGCCCGCACCCGTGCCTGAGCCCGACCGGGCCCTCGGGTTCGCCGAGACGTCCGAGCCGCAGCGCGCATGA
- a CDS encoding glycosyltransferase family 4 protein, with protein sequence MTGDVSGLRIAIVNWRDPWHPAAGGAERYAWELARRFAARGAAVTYVTARAPGQRRRETVEGVAFARMGGTFTVYPRVLAWLLARRRRFDAVIDCQNGIPFFTPWVLPRGVPVFCSIFHVHDDQFGLYFPRWLAWIGRTLEGPVARRAYRRHACTAISVTTLDALRERLSWTGPVYLVPVGVTLPETPPAQPAPADPGTDAPAAGGSGERDALAPGGAAGRDMPAPGGTGEGGALAPGGTGNGVAAVGGLAGRGDPELVCVTRLVPHKQVERILDLAEYLRVRRPGVRVGVVGRGPEEERLAALVRERGLGDVVTLHGFVSEEAKAALVARADLHLSASRGEGWGLCVAEAAALGVPTVAYDVDGLRDAVRDGVTGWLAAPGDALAATVERALKELDDPVRRAAIRDACREWAAEFDWARSADRMGALLAAAVRRGTSGTSDSAAHVLAGYGAGTLVAEGPLRDRLVTEPGVAVLRPATARERLLGRALDDDGGR encoded by the coding sequence ATGACCGGCGACGTCTCCGGGCTGCGGATCGCGATCGTCAACTGGCGCGACCCGTGGCATCCGGCCGCCGGCGGGGCCGAGCGGTACGCGTGGGAGCTGGCCCGCCGGTTCGCCGCGCGCGGCGCCGCCGTCACCTACGTCACCGCCCGCGCCCCCGGCCAGCGCCGCCGCGAGACGGTCGAGGGCGTCGCGTTCGCGCGCATGGGCGGGACGTTCACCGTCTACCCGCGCGTCCTGGCCTGGCTGCTGGCGCGGCGGCGGCGCTTCGACGCGGTGATCGACTGCCAGAACGGCATCCCGTTCTTCACCCCGTGGGTGCTGCCGCGCGGGGTGCCGGTGTTCTGCTCGATCTTCCATGTCCACGACGACCAGTTCGGGCTGTACTTCCCGCGCTGGCTCGCCTGGATCGGCCGGACGCTCGAAGGCCCCGTGGCCCGCCGCGCCTACCGCCGCCACGCCTGCACGGCCATCTCCGTGACGACCCTGGACGCCCTCCGCGAACGCCTGTCCTGGACGGGCCCCGTCTACCTCGTCCCAGTCGGCGTCACCCTCCCCGAAACCCCACCCGCGCAGCCCGCCCCGGCCGACCCGGGAACCGACGCGCCCGCCGCAGGCGGATCGGGGGAGCGCGACGCGCTCGCGCCGGGCGGCGCTGCGGGCCGCGATATGCCCGCGCCGGGCGGGACGGGGGAGGGCGGCGCGCTCGCGCCGGGCGGGACGGGGAACGGCGTGGCCGCGGTGGGTGGGTTGGCGGGGCGGGGGGATCCGGAGCTGGTGTGCGTGACGCGGCTCGTCCCGCATAAGCAGGTCGAGCGGATTCTCGATCTCGCCGAGTACCTGCGGGTGCGGCGGCCGGGCGTGCGGGTCGGGGTGGTCGGGCGCGGGCCCGAGGAGGAGCGGCTGGCCGCGCTGGTGCGCGAGCGCGGGCTCGGCGACGTCGTCACGCTGCACGGGTTCGTGTCCGAGGAGGCGAAGGCGGCGCTGGTCGCCCGCGCCGACCTGCATCTCAGCGCGTCGCGCGGCGAGGGCTGGGGATTGTGCGTGGCGGAGGCGGCGGCGCTCGGCGTCCCGACCGTCGCCTACGACGTGGACGGGCTGCGCGACGCCGTCCGGGACGGGGTCACCGGCTGGCTCGCGGCGCCCGGCGACGCGCTCGCCGCGACGGTTGAGCGGGCGCTCAAGGAGCTGGACGACCCGGTGCGGCGCGCCGCGATCCGGGACGCGTGCCGGGAGTGGGCCGCCGAGTTCGACTGGGCCCGCAGCGCCGACCGGATGGGGGCGCTGCTGGCCGCCGCCGTCCGGCGCGGCACGTCCGGTACTTCCGATTCCGCCGCACACGTCCTGGCCGGGTACGGTGCAGGCACCCTGGTCGCGGAGGGCCCCCTCCGCGACCGCCTGGTGACCGAGCCGGGGGTGGCCGTGCTGCGTCCCGCGACCGCGCGGGAGCGCCTGCTCGGCCGGGCGCTGGACGACGACGGGGGGCGCTGA
- a CDS encoding acyltransferase family protein → MTAPPVPGTAADRRLPKISGHHAALDGVRALAALLVLLFHVAASGGYLAGGGGAFTALLSRGEIGVPIFFVLSGLLLYRPWAAAALGLRTAPGTGGYLAKRALRLLPAYWLLVVVATLLYFRDRLGDVASWLKLLTLTYSYDRTPWWGDYLGPKGMGQIWSLTVEAAFYVALPLLAFVLGRWARRGTDVDRRARRLLSGTGALAAVSFLYVIAIHQSSDRAFYGNWLPRYLAWFAAGMALAVVTVWAHAERGPDGPVRRLCRTVGASWGLCWTIAALCYGLAATRITGISRLYEVNVWTSEIELLLYGAVALFLVAPVALAPPGHPMIAGLLGNRVMAFLGKVSYGLFLWQFVVIYVWWKVAGHAPFHGVLVLDFPVCALLTVGAAAASHYALEEPVRRLGSRSGPAPSALPGRAPGGRFAAASPPVAPPGTGGIFTDPPPEPEPEPGIFTGPEPGDEPAPGGIHWS, encoded by the coding sequence GTGACCGCACCGCCCGTCCCCGGAACGGCCGCCGACCGCCGGCTGCCGAAGATCTCCGGGCACCACGCCGCGCTGGACGGCGTCCGGGCGCTCGCGGCCCTGCTGGTGCTGCTGTTCCACGTCGCGGCGAGCGGCGGCTACCTCGCCGGGGGCGGGGGCGCCTTCACCGCGCTGTTGTCGCGCGGCGAGATCGGCGTGCCGATCTTCTTCGTCCTGTCCGGGCTGCTGCTGTACCGGCCGTGGGCCGCCGCCGCGCTCGGCCTGCGGACGGCGCCGGGCACAGGCGGCTACCTCGCCAAGCGCGCGCTGCGGCTGCTGCCCGCCTACTGGCTGCTGGTCGTCGTCGCGACGCTGCTGTACTTCCGGGACCGGCTCGGGGACGTCGCGTCCTGGCTCAAGCTGCTCACGCTCACCTATTCCTATGACCGGACGCCCTGGTGGGGCGACTACCTCGGCCCGAAGGGCATGGGCCAGATCTGGAGCCTGACGGTCGAGGCGGCGTTCTACGTCGCGCTGCCGCTGCTCGCGTTCGTCCTCGGCCGGTGGGCCCGGCGCGGGACGGACGTGGACCGCCGCGCCCGCCGCCTCCTGTCCGGGACGGGCGCGCTCGCGGCCGTGTCCTTCCTCTACGTCATCGCGATCCACCAGTCGTCGGACCGGGCGTTCTACGGGAACTGGCTGCCGCGCTACCTGGCGTGGTTCGCCGCCGGAATGGCGCTCGCGGTCGTCACCGTGTGGGCGCACGCCGAGCGCGGCCCGGACGGCCCCGTCCGCCGCCTGTGCCGGACGGTCGGCGCGTCCTGGGGCCTGTGCTGGACGATCGCCGCCCTCTGCTACGGCCTCGCCGCCACCCGCATCACCGGCATCTCCCGCCTCTACGAGGTCAACGTGTGGACGTCGGAGATCGAACTCCTCCTGTACGGGGCGGTCGCGCTGTTCCTCGTCGCGCCGGTCGCGCTGGCCCCGCCCGGGCACCCGATGATCGCGGGCCTGCTCGGCAACCGCGTCATGGCGTTCCTCGGCAAGGTCTCCTACGGGCTGTTCCTGTGGCAGTTCGTGGTCATCTACGTCTGGTGGAAGGTCGCCGGGCACGCGCCGTTCCACGGGGTCCTCGTCCTGGACTTCCCCGTGTGCGCGCTGCTGACGGTCGGCGCGGCGGCGGCGAGCCACTATGCGCTGGAGGAGCCCGTCCGGCGGCTCGGATCGCGGTCCGGGCCGGCGCCGTCCGCGCTTCCCGGCCGGGCGCCGGGCGGACGGTTCGCCGCCGCGTCCCCGCCGGTCGCGCCGCCCGGGACGGGCGGGATCTTCACCGACCCGCCGCCCGAGCCGGAGCCCGAGCCGGGCATCTTCACCGGGCCCGAGCCGGGCGACGAGCCCGCGCCCGGCGGCATCCACTGGAGCTGA
- a CDS encoding glycosyltransferase — translation MTAGTRVTVVVPTRDSGRTIGRCLASVREQTVPVELIVVDNASGDGTPEIAAGYADRVLDAGPERSAQRNRGWRAGRGAIVAFVDSDMVLEPGVIEQAVALFDADPGLGALVIPELSFGRGLFAACRAAEKRSYVGDASVEAARIFRRSLLDATGGYDEDLSAFEDWDLADRAAASGARVGRVEARVWHDEGRITLRAAYRKRRYYGRWLPVYRGRATARPLGRSRAALRLALCAPWCLPGLALLKAAEAAGLVAGARDPARPSDTLRG, via the coding sequence GTGACGGCTGGCACGCGGGTCACGGTCGTCGTGCCCACGCGGGACTCGGGCCGGACGATCGGGCGGTGCCTGGCCTCGGTGCGGGAGCAGACGGTGCCCGTCGAGCTGATCGTCGTCGACAACGCGTCCGGGGACGGGACGCCGGAGATCGCGGCGGGATACGCCGACCGGGTGCTGGACGCCGGGCCCGAGCGGAGTGCGCAGCGCAATCGGGGCTGGCGGGCCGGGCGCGGCGCGATCGTCGCGTTCGTGGACTCGGACATGGTGCTGGAGCCGGGCGTGATCGAGCAGGCCGTCGCGCTGTTCGACGCCGATCCGGGGCTCGGGGCGCTCGTGATCCCCGAGCTGTCCTTCGGGCGGGGGCTGTTCGCCGCGTGCCGGGCCGCCGAGAAGCGCAGCTATGTCGGTGACGCGTCGGTGGAGGCCGCGCGGATCTTCCGGCGGAGCCTCCTGGACGCCACCGGCGGCTACGACGAGGACCTCAGCGCGTTCGAGGACTGGGATCTGGCGGACCGGGCCGCGGCGTCCGGGGCCCGGGTCGGACGCGTCGAGGCGCGGGTCTGGCACGACGAGGGACGGATCACGCTGCGCGCCGCCTACCGCAAGCGCCGTTACTACGGGCGCTGGCTGCCGGTGTACCGGGGACGGGCGACGGCGCGTCCGCTCGGCCGGTCCCGGGCCGCGCTGCGGCTCGCGCTGTGCGCCCCCTGGTGCCTGCCGGGGCTCGCGCTGCTGAAGGCCGCCGAGGCGGCGGGGCTGGTCGCGGGCGCCCGCGACCCCGCGCGGCCCTCGGATACCCTGCGCGGGTGA
- a CDS encoding MFS transporter: MISRLPRRWLGLGAVLAATFMDLVDVSVVNVALPAVQRDLGAGAAAGQWTVSAYALAYALLLITGGRLGDIAGRRRVFLFGVAGFTAASALAGAAPGAGVLIAARAAQGACAGLMVPQALASITARFPPGRDRTLAFTLYGVLLGAAQTGGPLLGGLLADHGGWRLIFLVNLPVGVAAFAAAARWMDDSRARPAPRLDPWGVALAGAASVLATFPLIEGRARGWPWWTIALLPAAAVLAVAFVLHQRRAADPLVPPAMLRLRSFAAGQALTLALFTGIAACFITLTWRLQLGLGWSPTRVALTGLAWPAGTACTAQLTHRLGPRRARRFVGAGTLIMAAGALGLAAAAGGAATVAGLVPWLACCGIGTGLALPVLANAVIADVPAHNAGAASGVFNSVTQFGGVLGVAAAGIAYYGGSAPRALALAAACFTLAAVLSPALPRTLGDPTPRTSRKPAPSR; encoded by the coding sequence GTGATCAGCCGTCTCCCCCGGCGGTGGCTCGGGCTGGGAGCCGTGCTGGCGGCGACGTTCATGGATCTGGTGGACGTGTCGGTCGTCAACGTCGCGCTGCCCGCCGTCCAGCGGGACCTCGGGGCGGGCGCGGCGGCCGGGCAGTGGACGGTGTCGGCCTACGCCCTCGCCTACGCGCTGCTGCTGATCACCGGCGGACGGCTCGGGGACATCGCGGGACGCCGCCGCGTCTTCCTGTTCGGCGTCGCGGGGTTCACGGCCGCGTCGGCGCTGGCGGGCGCCGCGCCCGGAGCGGGCGTACTCATCGCCGCGCGGGCCGCGCAGGGCGCGTGCGCGGGCCTGATGGTGCCGCAGGCGCTCGCGTCGATCACCGCCCGGTTCCCGCCGGGACGGGACCGGACGCTCGCCTTCACCCTCTACGGCGTCCTGCTCGGCGCCGCGCAGACGGGCGGGCCGCTGCTCGGCGGGCTGCTCGCCGACCACGGCGGCTGGCGGCTGATCTTCCTGGTCAACCTGCCGGTGGGCGTGGCCGCCTTCGCCGCCGCCGCGCGCTGGATGGACGACTCCCGGGCCCGTCCGGCCCCCCGGCTGGACCCCTGGGGCGTCGCGCTGGCCGGAGCGGCGTCGGTACTGGCGACGTTCCCGCTGATCGAGGGCCGGGCGCGGGGCTGGCCGTGGTGGACCATCGCGCTACTGCCCGCCGCCGCCGTGCTCGCGGTCGCGTTCGTCCTGCACCAGCGCCGCGCGGCGGACCCGCTGGTGCCGCCCGCAATGCTGCGACTGCGCTCGTTCGCTGCCGGGCAGGCGTTGACGCTGGCCCTGTTCACCGGCATCGCGGCCTGTTTCATCACGCTGACCTGGCGGCTGCAGCTCGGCCTCGGCTGGTCCCCGACACGCGTCGCACTGACCGGCCTCGCCTGGCCCGCCGGAACCGCCTGCACCGCGCAGCTCACGCACCGGCTCGGCCCGCGCCGGGCACGGCGGTTCGTCGGCGCCGGGACGCTCATCATGGCGGCCGGCGCGCTCGGGCTCGCCGCGGCGGCGGGCGGCGCGGCCACGGTCGCCGGGCTCGTCCCGTGGCTGGCCTGCTGCGGGATCGGGACGGGGCTCGCGCTGCCCGTCCTCGCCAACGCGGTGATCGCGGACGTCCCCGCCCACAACGCGGGCGCGGCCTCCGGGGTCTTCAACTCGGTGACCCAGTTCGGCGGCGTCCTGGGCGTGGCCGCCGCCGGAATCGCCTACTACGGCGGCTCCGCACCCCGCGCCCTGGCCCTCGCCGCCGCCTGCTTCACCCTCGCCGCCGTCCTGTCCCCCGCCCTACCCCGAACGCTCGGCGATCCCACCCCGCGCACCTCCCGCAAGCCCGCCCCGTCCCGCTAG
- a CDS encoding DUF3068 domain-containing protein, producing MRRTLGTILVTLGAFCMTLAPLVRFYVADKVVTAPLNRYQKTVLEARNAEYFDMAAFKARKNVTLVATNIIRGDVRANGGDDRIAVWDSSTDIRDAQRDQQIDLQGFRIAFNRKTGALVNCCGVQVAGDTSVKMSGYGVLFPIADVHKRDYPFFDMTTRQIVPVRFDGTEKISGIETYRFVQQVPLTKSQALDLKVPADMLGMAKTEPVQKVDRYFTAAITQWVDPRTGIPIKTRQNIRSTVSTPDGRGTMVVAQADLLTTPASQKALADMSGSEAFRIGLVQGFGPVTLLFGGLTLLLAGTAVGLAGGARGPQEPPAPRRADGKFGDARGASGPPEDADDAAPVRASDGRFRDVAADPPPVRSPDGRFHA from the coding sequence ATGCGGCGGACGCTGGGCACGATCCTCGTGACGCTCGGGGCGTTCTGCATGACGCTGGCGCCCCTCGTGCGGTTCTACGTCGCCGACAAGGTGGTCACCGCCCCGCTGAACCGGTACCAGAAGACGGTGCTGGAGGCCCGCAACGCCGAGTACTTCGACATGGCGGCGTTCAAGGCGCGCAAGAACGTGACGCTCGTCGCGACCAACATCATCCGCGGTGACGTGCGCGCCAACGGCGGGGACGACCGCATCGCCGTCTGGGACTCCTCCACCGACATCCGGGACGCCCAGCGCGACCAGCAGATCGACCTCCAGGGCTTCCGCATCGCGTTCAACCGGAAGACGGGCGCGCTGGTCAACTGCTGCGGCGTCCAGGTCGCGGGCGACACGAGCGTGAAGATGTCCGGGTACGGGGTGCTGTTCCCGATCGCGGACGTCCACAAGCGCGACTACCCGTTCTTCGACATGACGACGCGGCAGATCGTCCCGGTGCGGTTCGACGGCACCGAGAAGATCTCCGGGATCGAGACGTACCGGTTCGTCCAGCAGGTGCCGCTGACCAAGTCGCAGGCGCTGGACCTCAAGGTCCCGGCGGACATGCTCGGGATGGCGAAGACCGAGCCCGTGCAGAAGGTCGACCGCTACTTCACCGCCGCGATCACCCAGTGGGTGGACCCGCGCACCGGCATCCCGATCAAGACGCGGCAGAACATCCGCAGCACGGTCTCCACTCCGGACGGCCGGGGCACGATGGTCGTCGCGCAGGCCGACCTGCTGACCACGCCCGCGTCCCAGAAGGCGCTGGCGGACATGTCCGGCTCCGAGGCGTTCCGGATCGGCCTGGTGCAGGGCTTCGGGCCGGTCACGCTGCTGTTCGGCGGGCTGACGCTCCTGCTCGCCGGGACGGCCGTCGGCCTCGCGGGCGGCGCGCGGGGGCCGCAGGAGCCGCCCGCCCCGCGCCGCGCGGACGGCAAGTTCGGCGACGCGCGCGGCGCGTCCGGACCGCCGGAGGACGCCGACGACGCGGCGCCCGTCCGGGCGTCGGACGGACGCTTCCGCGACGTCGCGGCCGACCCGCCGCCCGTCCGCAGCCCGGACGGGCGGTTCCACGCCTGA
- a CDS encoding SAM-dependent methyltransferase, translating into MPDIEDARAPRELDVSRATAARMYDYYLGGKDNFAADREAAEAVLAAAPEVRPIAVENRRFLQRAVRYLAREAGIRQFLDLGTGLPTQGNVHEIAQAAAPDARVVYVDSDPIVLVHARALLAGTGTTAVLTADLRDPDTVLTDPQVRSLIDFDEPVAVLLAAVLHFVPDVDEPHRLVRQYVGATAPGSHLVVSHVTGDTRPASAGGAEKAYRNTANPATLRSLPDIERFFSGLDLVEPGVVPVPAWRPDAGTVPAENIWMYGGVARKP; encoded by the coding sequence ATGCCGGACATCGAGGACGCGCGGGCGCCGCGCGAGCTGGACGTCAGCCGGGCGACGGCGGCGCGCATGTACGACTACTACCTGGGCGGCAAGGACAACTTCGCCGCCGACCGCGAGGCCGCCGAGGCGGTGCTGGCCGCCGCGCCCGAGGTGCGGCCGATCGCCGTCGAGAACCGGCGGTTCCTGCAGCGCGCCGTCCGGTACCTGGCGCGCGAGGCGGGGATCCGGCAGTTCCTCGACCTCGGGACCGGGCTGCCCACGCAGGGCAACGTCCACGAGATCGCGCAGGCGGCGGCGCCGGACGCGCGGGTCGTGTACGTCGACAGCGACCCGATCGTGCTCGTCCACGCGCGGGCCCTGCTCGCCGGGACCGGCACGACGGCCGTGCTGACCGCCGACCTGCGCGACCCCGACACCGTCCTGACCGACCCGCAGGTCCGGTCGCTGATCGACTTCGACGAGCCGGTCGCGGTGCTGCTCGCGGCGGTGCTGCACTTCGTCCCGGACGTGGACGAGCCGCACCGCCTCGTCCGGCAGTACGTCGGCGCGACCGCGCCCGGCAGCCACCTGGTCGTCTCGCACGTCACCGGGGACACGCGGCCGGCGTCGGCGGGCGGCGCGGAGAAGGCGTACCGGAACACCGCGAACCCGGCGACGCTGCGGTCCCTGCCCGACATCGAGCGGTTCTTCAGCGGGCTGGACCTGGTCGAGCCGGGCGTCGTCCCGGTCCCGGCGTGGCGGCCGGACGCGGGCACGGTGCCCGCCGAGAACATCTGGATGTACGGCGGCGTGGCCCGCAAGCCCTGA
- a CDS encoding NAD(P)/FAD-dependent oxidoreductase, with translation MYDAIVIGGGAAGLAGAVTLARARRRVLVVDAGDPRNAPAEGVHGYLGRDGVSPAQLLADGRAELAGYGGEITAGEVVDARRDPDGFTVTTRDGAAHRARRLLVTTGLTDELPPVPGLAERWGRTVLHCPYCHGWEVRDEPVGIIATGPLPFALHQASLWRQWTDKVTLFSHTAGEPGDDDRARLAARGIEIVPGEVTALADDGVHVGGRTVPVRAVVVGTRLTARAGFLASLDLKPEAQEMMGHVVGERVPSDPMTGATAVPGVWAAGNVTNLMDQVVAAAAGGVRAAGALNYDLVEDDTRRALERGA, from the coding sequence ATGTACGACGCGATTGTGATCGGCGGCGGCGCCGCCGGGCTGGCCGGGGCCGTGACGCTCGCCCGCGCGCGGCGCCGGGTGCTGGTGGTCGACGCGGGCGATCCGCGCAACGCCCCGGCCGAGGGCGTCCACGGCTACCTGGGCCGCGACGGGGTGTCCCCGGCGCAGCTGCTCGCCGACGGGCGCGCCGAGCTGGCCGGGTACGGCGGCGAGATCACCGCCGGGGAGGTCGTGGACGCCCGCCGCGACCCGGACGGCTTCACCGTCACGACCCGGGACGGCGCCGCCCACCGGGCACGGCGCCTGCTCGTCACCACCGGGCTGACCGACGAGCTGCCCCCGGTCCCCGGCCTCGCCGAGCGCTGGGGACGGACGGTGCTGCACTGCCCGTACTGCCACGGCTGGGAGGTCCGCGACGAGCCCGTCGGGATCATCGCGACGGGTCCGCTCCCGTTCGCGCTGCACCAGGCGTCCCTGTGGCGGCAGTGGACGGACAAGGTCACCCTCTTCTCGCACACCGCCGGGGAACCGGGCGACGACGACCGCGCCCGCCTGGCCGCGCGCGGCATCGAGATCGTGCCGGGCGAGGTGACCGCGCTGGCGGACGACGGCGTCCACGTCGGCGGACGGACCGTCCCGGTCCGCGCGGTGGTCGTCGGGACGCGCCTCACCGCACGCGCCGGGTTCCTCGCGTCCCTCGACCTCAAGCCGGAGGCGCAGGAGATGATGGGCCACGTCGTCGGCGAGCGCGTCCCGTCCGACCCGATGACCGGCGCGACGGCGGTGCCGGGCGTGTGGGCGGCGGGCAACGTCACGAACCTCATGGACCAGGTCGTCGCGGCGGCGGCCGGCGGGGTGCGCGCGGCCGGCGCGCTCAACTACGACCTCGTGGAGGACGACACGCGCCGCGCGCTGGAGCGGGGCGCCTGA
- a CDS encoding helix-turn-helix domain-containing protein encodes MSDELDGVLTSVGPRLRALRRERGATLAELAEDTGISVSTLSRLESGGRRPTLELLLPLARVHQVPLDELVGAPPTGDPRIHARPFERDGMTFVPLTRGLGGGLRAFKHIMPGGRRCDPSDQRTHEGYEWLYVLSGRLRLLLGEHDLTLAAGEAAEFDTRVPHAFTSADENPVELLSIFGPQGERIHTRARPKRRVP; translated from the coding sequence ATGAGCGACGAACTGGACGGCGTCCTGACCTCGGTGGGGCCGCGCCTGCGCGCCCTGCGCCGCGAGCGGGGCGCGACCCTGGCCGAACTGGCGGAGGACACGGGCATCTCGGTCAGCACGCTGTCCCGGCTGGAGTCGGGCGGACGGCGCCCGACGCTGGAACTGCTGCTGCCCCTCGCCCGCGTCCACCAGGTGCCGCTGGACGAGCTGGTCGGCGCCCCGCCCACCGGCGACCCGCGCATCCACGCGCGTCCGTTCGAGCGGGACGGCATGACGTTCGTCCCGCTCACCCGGGGCCTCGGCGGCGGTCTGCGCGCGTTCAAGCACATCATGCCGGGCGGGCGGCGGTGCGACCCCTCCGACCAGCGCACCCACGAGGGCTACGAGTGGCTGTACGTCCTGTCCGGAAGGCTTCGGTTGCTGCTCGGTGAGCATGACCTGACGCTGGCGGCCGGGGAGGCGGCCGAGTTCGACACGCGCGTCCCGCACGCGTTCACGAGCGCGGACGAGAACCCGGTCGAACTGCTCAGCATCTTCGGGCCGCAGGGGGAGCGCATCCACACCCGTGCGCGCCCGAAGCGCCGCGTCCCCTGA